A part of Actinomycetota bacterium genomic DNA contains:
- the rpsJ gene encoding 30S ribosomal protein S10 — protein sequence MVKQRQKIRIRLKAYDHEIIDRSAKQIVETAKRTGASISGPVPLPTEKHVYCVIRSPHVNKDSREHFEMRVHKRLIDILEPTPKTVDSLMRLDLPAGVDIEIKL from the coding sequence ATGGTCAAGCAAAGGCAGAAGATAAGGATAAGGCTCAAGGCATACGATCACGAGATCATCGACCGCTCCGCGAAGCAGATAGTGGAGACGGCGAAGCGTACGGGAGCGTCCATATCCGGGCCGGTGCCCCTGCCGACGGAGAAGCACGTCTATTGCGTCATCCGCTCCCCGCACGTGAACAAGGACTCGCGGGAGCACTTCGAGATGCGGGTGCACAAGCGCCTCATAGATATACTGGAGCCCACGCCCAAGACGGTGGACTCCCTCATGCGCCTGGACCTCCCTGCGGGAGTGGATATCGAGATCAAGCTATAG